In one window of Corynebacterium mycetoides DNA:
- a CDS encoding helix-turn-helix domain-containing protein, whose protein sequence is MATTTLLRDTLQIPQLARHPERVPEREPLLREALGMSLRAFRADKNVSLRELASKARVSSGYISELERGRKEVSSELLASICEALDTTVAEVLLEAVANLSLESITHELERTAPAAAEM, encoded by the coding sequence ATGGCAACCACAACACTTCTTCGCGATACTCTCCAGATTCCGCAGCTGGCGCGCCACCCGGAGCGCGTACCTGAGCGTGAGCCACTGCTGCGTGAGGCTCTGGGGATGTCCCTGCGCGCGTTCCGCGCCGACAAGAACGTCTCCCTGCGCGAGCTCGCCTCCAAGGCGAGGGTGTCCTCCGGCTACATCTCCGAGCTCGAGCGCGGCCGCAAGGAGGTCTCGTCGGAACTTCTGGCGTCGATTTGCGAGGCGCTCGACACCACCGTGGCCGAGGTTTTGCTCGAGGCCGTGGCCAACCTGTCGCTGGAGTCGATCACGCACGAGCTTGAGCGCACCGCGCCCG
- a CDS encoding CinA family protein, which yields MDPTARELVDALAASNQTISFCESLTAGLAAATVATVPGASAVLRGGLVVYATDLKHSLAQVAQQVLDEHGPVSPVTAREMARGTRRVCGSDWAVAVTGVAGPDNQDGHPVGEVWVGLAGPRWVASSPAAELVDSAAGRYALIQGSAEPVRVLAGGRDQIRHAAVEAALRGAITGVREQNRASNR from the coding sequence ATCGACCCCACGGCGCGCGAGCTTGTCGACGCGCTTGCGGCCAGCAACCAGACCATCAGTTTTTGCGAATCGTTGACGGCGGGGCTCGCCGCGGCGACCGTGGCGACGGTGCCGGGCGCGTCCGCCGTGCTGCGCGGGGGCCTGGTGGTCTACGCCACCGACCTGAAGCATTCTCTGGCGCAGGTGGCGCAGCAGGTCCTCGACGAGCATGGCCCGGTTTCTCCCGTCACGGCCCGCGAGATGGCCCGCGGCACGCGGCGCGTGTGCGGCTCCGACTGGGCGGTGGCGGTCACCGGGGTCGCCGGGCCCGACAACCAGGACGGCCATCCGGTAGGTGAAGTGTGGGTAGGCCTGGCCGGCCCGCGGTGGGTCGCGTCGTCGCCCGCGGCCGAGCTCGTAGACTCCGCGGCCGGCCGGTACGCGTTGATCCAGGGCTCCGCCGAACCCGTGCGGGTGCTGGCGGGCGGCCGCGACCAGATCCGCCACGCGGCGGTTGAAGCAGCCCTGCGCGGAGCGATCACCGGGGTGCGGGAACAAAACCGGGCGAGCAACCGTTAA